CGCCGACCCTGAACAAGTCCATCGCCCTGGCCCGCGTGCCGGCCGCCACCGGCGACCGCGCCGAGGTGGAGATTCGCGGCAAGTGGTATCCGGTGCGCGTCGTGCAAGCGAACTTCGTGCGCAACGGTAAAGCTGTCATCTGATTCGGATGGCGCGGGGCAGAGCCCGCGCCAGCTGCTAAATTTTCCGGGCGGCCGATCCGCCCAGCGATTTCGAGGAGTACGACATGAGCAACATTCCCGCCGATCTGCGTTACGTCGCCAGCCACGAGTGGATCCGCCTGGAGGCCGATGGTTCGGTCACCGTGGGCATCACCGACCATGCCCAGGAAGCCCTGGGTGACGTGGTCTACGTCGAGCTGCCGGAAGTCGGCAAGCAGCTGGCCAGCGGCCAGGAAGCCGGCGTGGTGGAGTCGGTGAAGGCCGCCTCGGACATCTATGCGCCGATCTCCGGCGAAGTGCTGGCGGTCAACGAGGCCCTGGCCGATGCCCCCGAGCAGGTCAACGGCGAGCCCTACGCCGCCTGGTTCTTCAAGCTCAAGCCGAGCAACCCGGCCGAGCTGGAAGAGCTGCTCGACGCCGCCGGCTACCAGGCCGTCTGCTCCGCCGATGCCTAAGGTGTCTGGCCGCGTCTAGCACGCGGTCTGCGCCGCGCAACCCGATTTCCGCTGTCGAGCCTCGATCCGTCGAGGCTCTGTCATTTTCCGAGAGCCACGCCATGTCCCAGACGCCCCGTCTCGATCAACTGCAACAGCCCGATGCCTTCCTTCGCCGCCACCTCGGCCCGGACGCCC
This DNA window, taken from Pseudomonas alcaligenes, encodes the following:
- the gcvH gene encoding glycine cleavage system protein GcvH — encoded protein: MSNIPADLRYVASHEWIRLEADGSVTVGITDHAQEALGDVVYVELPEVGKQLASGQEAGVVESVKAASDIYAPISGEVLAVNEALADAPEQVNGEPYAAWFFKLKPSNPAELEELLDAAGYQAVCSADA